The Flavobacterium sp. 1 genome contains the following window.
TGTGATAAACAACAAGGTTCTGTAGCAAACGCAATTAAATCTGCATTAGTTAAATACCAAGAAGTTAAAAAAGAAGGATTCAACAGTGAAGAAGCTGCTGAAACGATTCATAAAGAAATCGAAGAGATTACAGCTCTTGAAATGCCAATGTTAGAAAAAAACATGACTATTATTTCTTCTTTAGTTTCATTAGGAACACTTGGAGGATTATTAGGAACGGTATCAGGGATGATTAAAGCGTTTGGTGCTTTGGCTTCTGCTGGAACTCCAGATCAAGCAGCTCTTGCGGTTGGTATCTCTGAGGCTTTGATTAACACGGCTACAGGTATCTCTACTTCTATTACTGCAATTGTTGCTTACAATTTCTTTACTTCAAAAATTGATGATTTAACTTATTCTATCGATGAGGCTGGAACTACAATCGTAAATACTTACAGACATTTTAGAGGTAGTTTAAAACAATAAATTAAATTTTGATATTTTTTTTATAATATCAAATAAAAGATAAAAATAATGGGAAAAATAGTAATGAAAAAAAAGTCCACATCTACCGATATGACGGCGATGTGTGATGTTGCGTTTCTTTTGCTAACGTTCTTTATTTTGACTGCCACTGCTAAAACACCTGAAGTATTACCAGTTGATACTCCGCAATCTACTGTTCAAACTAAATTGCCTGCAGATAATCTGTCGACATTGACGATTGGTAAGGTACAAGGAAAATCAGTTGTATTTTTTGACCTAAAAGGAAAAGATG
Protein-coding sequences here:
- a CDS encoding MotA/TolQ/ExbB proton channel family protein, with translation MANVKVKKESTSNGGGMVSGIIIALCIFVGWLVWSQVMGDPSNFEGGDTEKGHPLNTLGQVYKGGFIVPVLLGMLLMVIVFSIERFFVITKAAGKGNLDKFMKAIQVSIKSGDIDGAIVSCDKQQGSVANAIKSALVKYQEVKKEGFNSEEAAETIHKEIEEITALEMPMLEKNMTIISSLVSLGTLGGLLGTVSGMIKAFGALASAGTPDQAALAVGISEALINTATGISTSITAIVAYNFFTSKIDDLTYSIDEAGTTIVNTYRHFRGSLKQ